A genomic segment from Methanolobus zinderi encodes:
- the ileS gene encoding isoleucine--tRNA ligase, whose protein sequence is MIEEITNKYDPVKLESKIHDLWEKTDAYSKVRERRKGGKRFFFVDGPPYTTGHIHLGTAWNKIIKDSILRYRSMNGYDILDRAGWDMHGLPIEVKVEGVLGFTSKKDIEKYGVGNFIEKCKEFALTQKDDMTDQFRMLGAWLDWKDPYMTLRDEYIEAAWWTLKQAQEKKLLEQGKRVVNWCPRCETAIADSEVEYEDRTDPSIFVKFKVKGEENTSVVIWTTTPWTIPSNVAVAVHPSFEYSKVKAISSDGKEEILIMASQLVEDVLRKGRYADYEVLDTMLGEDLTSLSYESPLIDLVPEQAAMEHGIYLADFVTAENTGCVHIAPGHGMDDFEVGKKHGLPIFCPVGPDGRYTEAAGEYTGMHIREANKVVVEDLLERERLLAEDSITHRYGHCWRCKTPIIYLATEQWFIKIGELKDQMLSEIEKVDWYPDWAGSARFKDWVEGARDWCVSRQRYWGIPIPVWKCDSCDRMHVVGTKEELFEMSGNAEDVELHRPYVDEILLDCECGGKMKRVEDVFDVWFDSAVASWATLRFPQQKEEFDKWWPADFITEGQDQTRGWFYSQLGASMVAFGKAPYKSVLMHGFTLDSESKKMSKSLGNVVAPGDVIEQFGADTLRSFVLSSSAPWEDLKFVSGELGNINRTLNILWNVYRFPLPYMVLDEFDPSKVSLESVKADMRKEDRWILSRSQSLISDVDKAMDRYTLHRAIRAINEFVLEDLSRWYIQLIRPRTWVEADDPDKIAVYRVLYEVFITLSKVIAPFMPHLAEEMYQNLVRNVDADAPESVHMNDWPTVDESLVDKELEVHMDLARSIVESSSNARQKVKRKLRWPVSRIIVSPNKESAADAVVNLKSVLMDQTNSKDIVITGVDESWDELGFEANPDPSAIGPAFKGDAGKVIAAIKQTDAMALKKALATSGEFELEIAGGTKVTVTPDMVNFEESLPEMTASAEFDAGTIYVDAKLTREIESEGFAREVIRRVQDMRKELDLAVDEPIKAHIRVEDERVVDLILDFEQYIAKEIRADVQVIGLDVDSAGELSKDWEVEGISISIGISPSNGD, encoded by the coding sequence ATGATAGAGGAGATTACCAATAAGTATGACCCGGTGAAACTGGAGAGTAAGATCCACGATCTCTGGGAAAAAACTGATGCGTACTCAAAGGTACGCGAGCGCAGAAAAGGTGGCAAAAGGTTCTTTTTCGTAGACGGGCCACCATATACCACAGGACACATTCACCTTGGTACCGCATGGAACAAGATCATCAAGGATTCCATACTGCGTTATCGTTCAATGAATGGTTACGATATACTTGATCGTGCAGGATGGGACATGCACGGTCTGCCAATCGAGGTAAAAGTGGAAGGAGTACTTGGTTTTACCTCAAAGAAAGACATCGAGAAGTATGGTGTCGGCAATTTCATCGAGAAATGCAAGGAATTCGCCCTCACTCAGAAGGATGATATGACAGACCAGTTCCGCATGCTGGGTGCATGGCTTGACTGGAAGGATCCCTACATGACACTCCGTGATGAATATATCGAGGCTGCATGGTGGACACTCAAGCAGGCACAGGAAAAGAAGCTGCTTGAGCAGGGTAAACGTGTTGTCAACTGGTGTCCGAGATGTGAAACAGCAATCGCCGACTCAGAAGTGGAGTACGAGGACCGGACGGACCCTTCGATCTTTGTGAAATTCAAGGTAAAGGGTGAGGAGAATACATCCGTTGTTATATGGACCACTACTCCGTGGACCATTCCTTCAAATGTTGCAGTGGCGGTACATCCATCCTTTGAGTATTCTAAGGTCAAAGCTATATCCTCTGATGGAAAAGAAGAGATCCTTATTATGGCTTCCCAGCTTGTGGAGGATGTTCTCAGGAAGGGAAGATATGCAGATTATGAGGTACTTGACACAATGCTTGGCGAGGACCTGACCTCCCTTTCATATGAAAGCCCTCTCATAGACCTGGTACCCGAGCAGGCAGCTATGGAACATGGCATCTACCTGGCTGACTTTGTGACCGCTGAGAACACGGGCTGTGTGCACATCGCTCCTGGTCACGGTATGGATGACTTTGAAGTAGGCAAGAAGCATGGGCTTCCAATTTTCTGTCCGGTAGGTCCGGATGGACGCTACACGGAAGCTGCAGGTGAGTACACCGGAATGCACATCCGTGAGGCTAACAAGGTGGTTGTGGAAGATCTGCTTGAGCGTGAAAGACTGCTCGCTGAGGATTCAATTACTCACAGGTACGGACACTGCTGGCGCTGTAAGACACCTATAATCTACCTTGCAACCGAACAATGGTTCATCAAGATTGGAGAGCTCAAGGATCAGATGCTCTCGGAGATCGAGAAGGTTGACTGGTATCCTGACTGGGCGGGTTCTGCAAGGTTTAAGGACTGGGTCGAGGGTGCACGTGACTGGTGTGTATCCCGTCAGAGATACTGGGGCATCCCGATACCCGTATGGAAGTGTGATAGCTGCGACAGGATGCATGTTGTCGGAACCAAGGAAGAGCTCTTTGAGATGTCTGGCAATGCAGAGGACGTTGAACTGCACAGGCCATACGTGGATGAGATCCTGCTGGACTGTGAATGCGGTGGCAAGATGAAGCGTGTGGAAGACGTATTTGACGTCTGGTTCGATTCAGCCGTGGCTTCCTGGGCAACCCTGCGTTTCCCGCAACAAAAGGAAGAGTTTGATAAATGGTGGCCAGCTGACTTTATCACCGAAGGACAGGACCAGACACGCGGATGGTTCTATTCGCAGCTTGGTGCCAGTATGGTTGCCTTCGGAAAAGCGCCTTACAAGAGTGTGCTAATGCACGGTTTCACCCTTGACAGTGAGAGCAAGAAAATGTCAAAGAGTCTCGGGAACGTCGTGGCACCCGGAGATGTTATCGAACAGTTTGGTGCCGATACCCTGAGAAGCTTTGTTCTTTCATCAAGTGCCCCATGGGAAGACCTGAAGTTTGTGAGCGGTGAGCTTGGCAACATCAACAGGACACTGAACATTCTCTGGAATGTATATCGCTTCCCGCTACCATATATGGTACTTGATGAGTTCGACCCCTCAAAGGTATCCCTTGAATCTGTCAAAGCTGACATGCGTAAAGAGGACAGGTGGATACTCTCAAGGTCACAGTCGCTTATCAGCGACGTGGATAAGGCAATGGACAGATATACCCTTCACAGGGCCATCCGTGCCATTAACGAGTTCGTACTCGAGGACCTGTCAAGGTGGTATATCCAGCTAATCAGACCAAGGACATGGGTAGAGGCAGATGATCCTGATAAGATCGCAGTATACAGGGTACTGTATGAGGTATTCATCACACTTTCAAAGGTGATTGCACCGTTCATGCCACACCTGGCTGAGGAGATGTACCAGAACCTTGTGAGAAATGTTGATGCTGATGCACCTGAGTCAGTACACATGAACGACTGGCCGACTGTTGACGAATCCCTTGTGGACAAGGAACTTGAAGTACACATGGACCTTGCAAGGTCCATTGTGGAATCTTCATCCAACGCACGCCAGAAGGTCAAAAGGAAGCTCAGATGGCCTGTATCCCGCATAATAGTATCCCCTAACAAGGAATCAGCTGCCGATGCGGTTGTGAACCTCAAATCCGTACTCATGGATCAGACCAACTCCAAGGACATCGTTATCACAGGCGTTGATGAATCATGGGATGAGCTTGGTTTTGAAGCAAATCCTGACCCGAGTGCCATTGGTCCTGCGTTCAAGGGAGATGCAGGTAAGGTCATAGCTGCCATCAAGCAGACCGATGCGATGGCACTGAAAAAAGCCCTGGCGACTTCAGGGGAATTCGAACTTGAGATTGCCGGGGGTACGAAAGTAACTGTGACACCGGATATGGTCAATTTCGAGGAGAGCCTTCCGGAAATGACCGCCAGTGCCGAATTTGATGCCGGTACAATCTATGTGGATGCAAAACTGACACGTGAGATCGAATCCGAAGGTTTTGCCAGGGAAGTCATACGCAGGGTACAGGATATGCGTAAGGAACTTGACCTTGCGGTCGATGAACCCATCAAAGCCCATATCAGGGTAGAGGACGAAAGGGTTGTGGACCTCATACTCGATTTTGAGCAGTACATTGCAAAAGAGATCAGGGCTGATGTGCAGGTCATAGGACTTGATGTGGACTCCGCAGGTGAGCTTTCCAAGGACTGGGAAGTTGAAGGCATATCCATAAGTATCGGAATCTCCCCATCCAACGGAGATTAA
- a CDS encoding formylglycine-generating enzyme family protein — protein MLKKILILMLICTLVTVTVLSSGCTDTEETPEAEQENPAEVSAETEAEDTESVDDSTYTNSIGMEFVKVPAGEFVMGSPDDEAYRDRDEEPQHLVTISDEFYMGSYEVTQEQWKAIMDSEPFYFEGDDLPAEKISWTNANKFIEELNRIEDTDKYRLPTEAEWEYAARAGTTTAYFFGDDPEELPDYAWYDENSEDRTRAVGLKEPSPWGLYDIYGNVAEWVQDEYHSNYNKAPTDGSEWTGGVDRRVFRGGSWASDDVNCRSADRDEISPGSRKEEIGFRIVMEV, from the coding sequence TTGTTAAAGAAAATACTGATCTTAATGTTGATATGTACGCTGGTTACAGTTACAGTCCTGTCTTCCGGATGCACCGATACTGAAGAAACTCCTGAAGCGGAGCAAGAGAATCCTGCTGAAGTCTCTGCAGAAACTGAGGCCGAAGATACTGAAAGTGTTGATGACAGTACCTATACAAACTCTATTGGCATGGAATTTGTTAAGGTCCCAGCCGGTGAATTTGTGATGGGTTCCCCTGATGATGAGGCTTACCGTGACCGTGATGAAGAACCTCAGCATCTGGTAACCATCTCTGATGAGTTCTACATGGGTAGCTATGAGGTTACACAGGAACAATGGAAGGCGATTATGGATTCTGAACCCTTCTATTTCGAAGGTGACGACCTTCCTGCCGAGAAGATCTCATGGACCAATGCTAACAAGTTCATAGAAGAGCTCAACAGGATCGAGGATACGGATAAATACAGATTGCCAACAGAAGCCGAATGGGAGTATGCTGCCCGTGCCGGGACAACTACAGCCTATTTCTTCGGCGATGACCCGGAAGAGCTGCCAGACTATGCATGGTACGATGAGAATTCAGAGGACAGGACACGTGCCGTAGGTCTCAAGGAACCCAGTCCCTGGGGACTTTACGATATATACGGTAATGTCGCAGAATGGGTCCAGGACGAATATCACAGCAACTACAACAAAGCTCCCACCGATGGCAGTGAATGGACCGGTGGTGTGGACAGGCGTGTGTTCAGAGGTGGAAGCTGGGCAAGCGATGATGTGAACTGCCGTTCCGCAGACAGGGATGAGATCAGTCCAGGCAGCAGAAAGGAAGAGATCGGTTTCCGTATTGTGATGGAAGTCTGA